TCTGACCATGCTGGTTAGTCAAAAGAAATCCAATCCCACGACCAGGCCCGTTGTAGGGGAAACCCACCTTTCCTGGTTAATTCGCAAAACAGGCTTTAAAACCCCCCTGTGTCTGGTCCATAACTGGAGCCATGTCTCAAGGCACAAACTTGGGACTCCCTAGCATGGCAAGCAGGACATTTGTGTTTCAGCAGATCGCAGTCAGAAATCATGGCTcatttctgtgctgggccctctaCGTGTCATGTACACAAAGCCACCCCAAAGAGCAAGGCTGCCCTCATTGCCTGTTTTAACTTCATGCTGGGCTTCAGAAACGCCTCTGGCCTGGTCTCCCACATGGATCAGAACTTAATAGGCGGTTGGCTGCTCCGGTCCATGCAGCAAAGTCACTTATTTTTTCTTACACAGGTTGGCAATAAGGGAAAAGCTGACGGGGGGGTTACCTGGACCGTGCCTTAAAGAAAGCTGTGGGTCTCCTGGAAACTAGAGGCAGCCTTTCAGATTCTCATCCCCCTTCCATCCTCCCCATGCCAATGCAGGATGTGAATGGGTCTGTATCCCATGGAGAGTTCAGCTCTGGCAGAAGTATAAGTTCGTGGGTGAGATTCATCTCGCAACCAGGGGCAGCGCAAGGACTGGGCATCACTTAAGTCACACTTAAGATCTGTGATCCTCATAGGGCTCAAGTGACGCACAGGGTGACTTTCACCCTGAGCTCCTAGGCCTTGCTTTCCGAGCTCGCAGCCTTCCGTGGCTGCATGATCGGTTGGTGGCCAGGCATCGGTTTGTTAATCCTCCAATTGCTTGGTGTGAATGAGTTTAACCATTGGTGGTTTTTGTGCTCTGCCTTGTAACGTGGATCCGCACGTTTAGGCTTGATGGCGGCAGAATGGGGATTGTCACTGCTCGCCCAGCCTTGGGCTCGTGCTGCCCTTGGGCTGTCATTGCATGGGGAGACTAAGCTCTCAACTTTGGAGGGTGGTGGGAGCCCATGTTGTACTTGGGTATCCCCTATTGGGCCCAGAAGAGCCCTTCTGCTCTGGTGTATTTCGAATACTGCCTCCTGCAAGCTCAGGGTGAGTGGCCTTTCCAGAAAGGTGGCTGAGGAAGTGTCAGACCTACTTTCCCTGTGCCCTGTAGCAGCCAGGGGGAAGGTTTGCCAATCCATCCAGGAGCAGGATGGGGCTCTGACTCAAATCCCTTAGCAGAATTTAGTCCCAAGTGCTCCAAAGTCTTGGCAGAACGTGGCACCCGGCCCAAGCGCAGCCCTTCTGGAGAGGGCAGCAGCCCCTTTTGCAGTTAATTATTGGCTCCTTTATATTTATTGAAGGCCCCTCCATGAGGAGCAGTGAGGAGGCTCTGCAGGTGGGGAAGCTGGTGCCTCTGGCAGCTTCACTTCGGAGCCTTCACACTGGTGGCTTTTAAAACCATTTATTTAAGTGTTGGTGCTTCTGCTGATTTCCCCAACCCCCTGATGCAGCCATGATGCCAGCAAGAAGCCAACAGGCCTGTTCCTTTTCCTATGGTCCTTTACTGTGTCTTCTGCACCCTCTAGGATGTCCCCCCCACTAAGGGCCTTAGCCCCTCCCTGTTTGTGGGGATGGAGATGTCCCGCAGGGAATACACCATGGATAATCTAGGCCTCCATTAGCCTTTACCTGGTACTGAAAACCCAGGGTGCAGAAGAAACCCAATTGCTTGCAGGCGGTTTGAGAGATGCTGCCTGCTTTCCCCATTGCCccaatttcctttgcttttagtCGATTGTGTTTTTTACAAGATGTATTTTTTGGATGCACTGAACCACACCTCCCACCCTCTTGTGGGAGGGCAGCACCAGCACCTCACTACTgcttccctgctgcagggaaaagGTTTTATCCCTCTTCCCTCTCTGGCTCAAGACTCTCCTAGCCCCATTGCCCCTCCGGGCTTGGGAACCCGTGGCTTGCTTTGAAATGCCCTAAAGGAACTGATCGGAGTTGACAGGCCAAGAACCCAGAGGACAAAGCCCTGTACGTACCCGGCTTTGTGTGCGTCAGAGCTGCTCAGCCCTAGTgggggggagtggaagggggttCAGTCTGATCATGTGGGGCAGGGAATGGCTTCGTATCAAAGGGATGGTAGAAACTTGGCCCAGGGCTAGGGGCTGACCCAAGTTGCGCTCTCCCACTGGctccagggggaggaggaggaatgtctTGCTGAAGGGAATGTTTATGTCTGTTGATTGCACAATGTATTGTATTAGGCTGTGTATCATTTTGTGTTGATTTCTCTGCTTTCATTGTCTGTGTATTACCAGTACAGCTCTTTAGTTCACAAAGGTGTTGATGCTCTTTGGTCTCTGTTTCCTAAAACCATGGGGAAACAACCACTCTCAGTGCAAAACTGTGTTGGcgggggggggatgggatgggacggGACTGTGCATGGCCCAGGGACTCCTTGTGCCCCATCCAGTCTACCCCACAAGTCAcctgtgtgccaccctcccatACCCCTCCATTTCAGGGACTTGCTGTAACCCACCCTCTATTACCCCCATGCCAGGCGCTCtgtgtgccccctccccctcctctttcaGGATGGTGGTGTATTTAAATGGtagtggggggggctgggcagagctAAAATGAGGGATGTTGTTGTACTGGGGTGTGTTAACAGCTGCCATCAACCAGGTCTTTGATCTATAGATGGTTGCAGGTGATTGAAGCTGGTAGTTCTGCTAACCAGATGCAAGGGGCTCCATGTAGCCCCAtttgttttttctgatttttcagcaAAATCAGTAAGATTCTGCCCACTGCTGCCTAGACTGTTCCCTGCAATGTTGGAACGGATGGGCTGGTGCATTCTGAAGTCATGGTGTTACAGCCAGGCTGACACTGCCTTGAGTGAAGAGCCTCATACTAGCTATCTGGTTGCCGATTAGTTGGATTTCCAGCTGCAGGAAGTGCACAGGCAGGGGGAGGCTACAGGCAGATGCATTTGCTCTTTCATGTGTTCAAatgactttatttaaaaaacaatacagcTTCAGCCCTGAGTTCAGAGCGCCCTGCCATTAAGCCAGTGAGTTTTAATCCTTGGTGTCCCAGAACTATCCCTCTGAGACTGCAGTTCCTGTTGCTGGGCCCTgcctcggggggggaggggacaactGTACATAGACACACACCAACACCCAGGGTTTAGGAACTGCTATTGTCTTCCTGCCCTCTTAGTTCATTTGGCTGAGTGGCAGGAAAACACCACCCCAAAGACCCCATTTTCAGGTCGTGACTCCTCTGGCCCCCTCCAGGTTAGCGGGAAGATATTTGGAAAAGTGTCCCTATAACTGGCACTACTCCACATGGGGATTTTTGGCAATCACAGGAGAGGGGCACAATGACTGAACTCCCCCTTAGAGCTCTAGAGATTGGTCCCTTCAGCTCAGGGTTGAGGCACAGTAAGAGGGAAGCTTTCCCAGGTTCTGCCTGGGCTGAGCAGAGAGGATTTCAGGCTCCAAAGCCTTGTAGTGAGCTGCAAGGAACAGAGAAGGCCCACTCGGAAAAGGGGAACTTGGGTCATTCATCCCCCTGAAATTAATTTGCAGTCTCTGTTCCACAGGCCCCCCAGGACAGTATGTGGCTCCAGCTGAACTCCAGTCTGCTCTCCAAACCCACTGGTGCTGTGTCTGTAGCTTCCCGCTGCCTTCAAGCTCCTCAGCTGCCAGAGCTGAGGCTGTCCAGGCCATGAAGACTGCAGGTGCCGAACGGTCTGAAAAGCTGACCAGCCCCGTGGGTGGGAGACACATCAGCTGGAAAGGAAGAGGTCTTTGCAGTGGAGCCCTGGGGTCCGTAGTGAGAGTTCTGAACCATGATTACATTGTCCAGCAGGTGTAAACAACAATAATCAACAGCACTATGGCCATTGCAATGGCTGCGTTCTTGCGATTCTCCTGACGGAGCACTTTTAGTTCTTTCtctagaaaacaaaaccaaaccagcaTATAAGATGCAGCCTCATTTTCTGGAGAATGGTGTGGGAGGGTGGTTATAAAGACAGCTGGTACTGCCAGTGCTGTACCTGGCAGTCTGCAGGACTCTGTCTAGCACCAGCCACTGACTTCACATGGGAAATACAGAGGTGGTGTTGGTTTTAAGTGTcacttccccagctgggctcccacctcttccctgtGGCCATCTGAATCAGGACCGTGGACAGAACTCCGTACACTGCTCAAGCTTTGGCAGCCATCCTGCAGCCACACATACAGTCAGCTGCTTTAATAGGTGTATTTTGCTGTCTCCTACATAATACATCATTGCCTGTGCAGAAGCAGTTCATGATCTTTACACTGTATCACCTTTTAACAGTTCCTTGGCACTTCACTAGTACAGATCCCTCCCTCCCCGATCGATGCTGCTAATTCCAGGCGGATAACCCCTGTGGGCTGGGAAGGGAGTTTTGCACTCTCACCTGCCAGCTGCCAGACAGATAGGCAGCACACAGGGTAGTTCAGAGCCTAGTGCACTTGATTGAAGGAGCATGTGAATTCTGATTAATGCTAATTTTGTGCCACTCAGCCTGAGATCTCAACATGCTTTGTGAAGATGGGTGGGGATCACTGCCCCTGTTTGACAAAGGGGAACTGAGGGGTAGGGACAGTAGGTGGCTGCTAAGAGCACacagcacagaacccaggagtcctgaatacTGATTCTCTGCTTTACTAGATCCAAGTCCAATCCTCTCCCCTGCAGTATTTTTCTGAAGCAGCCATAAGCTATTAGCATTTGACATGCAAGCCTCTACCCTATGATGGGTTCCTAGAGCAggatttcagctttttgcagggGTTTTTAGAGTGGCACTGGGTCTGTTACATGCACCCTGCTGAACAGCCACTGCACTGCTGCCACTTGGGAATCCAGTCTATTAAGGGACCATTGTGTTGCTAGCTGACTTTACAAGGGGAGGTTAAACTACTACAAGTGCTTACTTGATAAGCAGCTCAGTGGTGACCCTGTTTGTTCTGAGTGCAGCAGCAGAACGCTCCAGGTGTGACCCCTTTTCTGGTGCTGCTAGAGGAGTCTGGATGGGGTAATTTAATCCACCGTCCTGCATTTGTTAGTTCCCTAAGGCCAGCTCTGTATGAATCTGCTTTACCCACATGAGCCCCTGCAATCTGACTTTAACAATGAAGTTATGAGCTCTAGCCCCTGGCTGAGTCCTAATTCTCAACTCCCACAAGCCTCGGTCGCTCAGCGCACTGTGTCCCCTCCACTTGCACTCTGCTTGGTGATAATTTGTGGATCCAGAGCTCTCACAGATGTGTCCTGGAGAAAGGGCAAGTGCTAACCCAGAAAAGGGTTTGCCTATTAGTTCCACACTatcccagctgctgccagcatcccccaccctgcccaaaGTGGGTgataggccaaaaagtttgcctccCCTGgtctgagggccgcatcgggtttcagaaattgtatggcgggctggttaggggagggggttgtgcccccccagaactcctgccccatccacactcccctgctccctgtcccctgtccgctcccagaccccctgctgccccatccaacccctcctctcattcctgacagccaccccggacccctcccccatccaaccaccccttctccctgtcccctgagtgcccctCTACCCCCTCTCAACCCCTTATTtcccaccctgacccctatccacacccccaccccctgaccaccaccccgaactcccctggcctctatccaaccctctctgctccctgaccCCTTACCGTGCTTCcacagctgcgccgcccggctggagccgggccaccgcccccaccacacagcacagagcaccgggtcaggccgggctctgcagctgcactgccccaggagctcacagccccgccaaccagagcattgcgctggcagcggagcgagcaagctgaggctgcaggggagggccgggagttagcctcccaggccaggagcttgggggctgggcaagacggtcctgcgggccgtagtttgcccacccctgtgataGGCCAATCCTTGCTGCTGCCTCGGACGAAGTCAGGAAGGAAGAGACCAAGCTCTTCGACAGGTTGTAAACCTTACGCCGGGCTttgctgagcccagcctggcctgTGCTAGTTATTCAGACTGAGGTTAcagagtggggagaggagggggcatcAAAACTCAAGGCCCCCTTGTGCTGGGTACAGTACTCAGCACAAGACACATGACAGCTTTCTAGGCAGCTTCCCTGCCTGCACAGCAGACACCCACCTGTGCGTTGGGGACTCTGCACAGATAACCTGCTGGGTCAATGAGGgaacccagccaggagctccctcacTCTGGGAAAGCCCCACACGTTCACTCACTTCAAGGAGTCTGGATCTACATGAAGGACAAGCCTGTTGAGGATCAATCTCAGAGATGCAGCACTGATGTCTCAGGAATCATCTCCTGATGCCTATGCCCAGGGAGGAACTGGGGACGGTGTGTGCTGACTAACAACCACAGCAACTCTGCTCAGCACGCAGCAAGCTACAACATACCTGCACAGGATGCTACAGGCAGATCCTGATGCTGCAAGGGAATAAGTGTCTCCATTTACCATTGATgtcaaggagcagggagggcacATAGCCCCCTTTCAGGATCAGGCATCAGTCCACAGGTAAGACTCAGATGAATCTAACTAAGCCTTGTGTCAGAACCTCAGGAGGGGACAAGTTTAAGAGTTGAATGTGGCTACAAAAACCTCAattctgccagcagggggcagcctaATGCCACGCAGTACACCCAGAAAAAAGAGGGAGGAGAAAACACTTCCTGGCTGGAGATTGGAATAGAACGTGCCGGGGACTGCACCACATACAAagcaggggaaggtggggggtgTCCAGCAGCTGACCCATGGTGCATGCCTAGAGTACTTGAGAGGGACTCCAGCTACACCACATTCACATTAGTCCATTGCGGGGATGGGTATAGGATGGGGAGGGCAGGATGCTCAGCCTTCCCCTACCTGGCTCTGGCCTTGAGGTACTCCACCTGTGTCAGTGCAGACTGATGTGCTCTCCAGGGACAGCCTGGGGCCTGAGCCACTAGAGATGGGGCAGACACTCACGTGAGTAGAAGCCTCCCGGATGGTTTTCTACTGTGCATTTGGAAGAGGTTTCAGTTgcactgaattttattttttgaaccTCTGTGGTGACTCTCGGGCTGAGATGCGGGGAGGCCAATTTGCTGGCCAAGACTTTCAAGAGAGACTAGTGATTTTAGGTCCCCAACTTGAGATggccttaaaggggcctggtttccAGAGGGGAGGTGCGCAGCACTTCCTGCGGAGCCAGACCCCTTTAATGGGCCTCAGGCTGGTCCCAGCTGTGCGATACCTGAGGCAGGAGCCTGCTCTCAGATTAAAAGCGGCTGAATAGATCTGCCTCAACTTCTCCCTCAGTCATTTTTTTGCTCAGCAAAACCAGAGAGTGGGGCAGGAGTTTAAATGGGAAGCTGAGTGTAGTGCAGACTGTGGCCATCCTGCCCAGCCGCTGCTCGCTCCGAGTGGCTATATTTAAAGACGGCCTTACCATAGGTTTCAGCTTTGGTCACAAgcaggcttctctctctctccagtgacTTTCTGTAATGAGAAGAGGCGGCCTTGTTACACACCGGCAAATGCTACTGCTCTGCACAAGCTCATATGCTGTATGGTGGTGGAAAGCCTCTGCCCCAAAAGAGGAGTTCTGGGCTTAGGGGAAGTGCCTTTCCAATTAGCTGGGATAGCTGCTCCCTCTGGAGCAAGAGGCTCTGATGTCTGCcccaggaacaggcagggcctcGTACGCTGAGTGATCACATCCCAGGGAAGGCATGAGCTCTTCTGATCCAGTGAGGAAAATGCCCACAAGCTGGGCTGTTCAGAATGCTCGGGGAAGCAAGGAaaagcagcccctggccctgggAATGGGGCATGGGCGTGTGGAGGCTCAGGCCTGTCAAAACACCATTGGACAAAAAGAAGCTTCTGCACTGTCACAGCTGGTCTCACTCACACATGGAGCCTCGCTgtgcccggccccctccccccgaaagGAGGCAATGGCCTTGGTGCAGAGTCTGGAAGagaaccccccactccctgactctgcccagcaaaTCACAGGCCCCATGTTGTTCCCACATTTCAGAGCCAAAGACTGAAGAAAAATTCTTCCCTCCTGTTTCCAAGGCCCCCGTTTTGCACAAACTCCCCAATGGCTCAGGCAAAGGAGCTGTGTCTGATTGCAGTAAGAACCAGCTGTATCACACAGAATTCAGGGTGATTGAAAGCCCTGTATTTTCAGCTGCACAATGATTGATTAATCCACAATTTAAAGGCCTGAAagctgctgcagctctggggagTGCGgtgtaaacaaacacacaccaacaAATTATCTAtctccctgctccaagcaggctCTGTGGCATTGTGTCATAGGGCTGTTTGGTCCCCTTTAGGGAAAGCAGGCACTTTAAAGCTGGATACAAGCCTTACTGTACAGTTAGTTAAGGGAAGAGAGAAGGGCTGTAATAAGGCAGGGTGCATTAATAATAGCAGGAGCGGAACAGAAGGACTCTGAAATACATCCGGGGAAAAGGAAATGCAGAGTGCAGCCCATGAGGAAATGAGAAGAGACGCTTAAGCTGCCTGATTCTGAAGTAGCTGAGCTGCTGTATCACTGTTTACAAACCTGCCTAGCTAGAGAAATCAAGGGAAAAGGCTCTCATGCTTAGGAAGGAAATGAGACTGTTTAAAAAGCATGGCCAAGCTGAACACATGCAGCTCCGCAGGACTGAATGACACGGAGCCCCAGGCAATGAAACACCAAACTTACTATGAATCCAGTCAGGCTTTAGTTGGAGGGTGGGGACAGCAAAATTGGAAAGCAGACCTATCCCGGTGACTTAGGCTCACCAGGTCAATAGCTTCCCTCATGGGACAAACAGTAAGAAAAATCTGGAGATAGCAAAAGCATGAGCGGCCAAGCTTGGTCACTTCCCTGGCAGAAGACTGAGTGGATGTCGCAGACCCAGGCACTTCTTCTGACACATTTGTTCTAAGGACAGGAGCCTTATCACACGGATTGGGAACTGGCTGAAGGGCTGAAATCAGGGTAACGATAAGTGGCAATACATTGAATTTGAGGGCCCGGGAGATAGTCAGTGGATCACTGTAAGGCTGGGGCTTCTGGTCACATCATTAACAGAAAAAGACTGACTAATTTGAGGGAGGGTAGAGAAGGTGCTGGGTGATGTGACATACAAGGAAGAGTTTAACCTAGGACAAAAAGAGTTTTGTGAGATAAGGACTGAaaaagtggggagagaggagacagaACTCTCTGAGAAAGGAGAGAAATTGAGCCTGGTAACCCATGGGAGAAAACTAGGAGTTATGGGGAGAAACCAAGCCCAGGAACATTTAGGCTGAATAGAAGAACTTAATGGCAAGTCTGAGAGACTGGAAGAGTTTCTCAAAGGAAGAGGTAAAAGCACATTGCTTGGGACACCTAGAACTGGACCGAGCGCTGGAGAATAGATTAGAGGGAACAATGGGCTGATAGGATCTAGTTGGTGGGCTGCTCTCTTCCTGTGCCTACATTTTGATGGCTCAGTTTCTCTGTTAGGAGGAGAGCAATAGGCTgctaacaaatggaagaaatggGTCTCAGCAGGGACATGGCTGAGGCTGGGTGATCACATTCAGGGAAAGGCTCTGCCTATAGCACTACTAGGGTTAGGGGACCAAGTTACAGCAAGGTTCCATTCGAGAGTGGAAATGGAAACTAACCATCTCACTGCACTGTTGAGAGACATAGTTAGGTCCACTCTAGGCTATCACCAGGATCCCTGTTGCAACCAGGTCCCCATGCAAACATGCATGGTGGATGGAGTCAAAATTCAGTCCCCTTGGGATTATTCTGACTGGATTCCACCTAGCATTTGGCTTAGGGCGCCTTGAATATTCAGCACACACTAGTTACTGCACCTCTGAACTCAGGTGGTCTAAGCAAGATCAGTTGCATGCTGCTACCCAGAACATCTGTCCAGCTCACACAGCTGTTTCCTATTAGTGCTGGGGTCCAAACTCTGGAAGCAAATAGGACTGGGCATTGCTTGGGCTACATGCacagagagtttgcaaacagggAAGCAGAATGACATGGACATTCTGACCATGTCACCCCCTGCCTCcctggaagagaaagaaaaccaGTTCTCTCCATCCCTAAACAAGCTCCAAATCGGGGGCCCAGCCTGGCAAACTCAGCAAATTCTTGTTCTGGCAACAGAGGTTTTACTGAGTACTACCAACAAAGCTAACTGTCAGTGGTTTGCATGAgcacacagcaggctgcagcatcaCTATCCAggggttgaatagaggggaatcacCAGTACCTTCCTTCAGGACTGAGCTCCTCTCTGCGCAGCTTAAGGTCCACCTCCTCcatgctttgtctgcagagggaCAGCTTCTCCTCCAGGCCATCAATCTGaaacacacagcagcagccacaaTAATCACTGGCATCCGACTTCCCTCCGCAACCCAGCAGCTCCGGCCTTCCCAGCTCAAGAGAAGGGGTGGCAGCCCCACTGCGGTGTCTTGCCACCTCACTCCTAAAAAAATCAGCTGAGCTATGGGTTTCATGAGGCTCTCTGATCCCCTGGCCTGAGCAGAGTGCATGGGTAAGTTGCCTGGAACACAGCGATCGCAGCAAATGGATATTTATCACTGTAAGAATTCAGTACAGCTCCATCCCACGCAGCTGGGGTGCTAAGTCCTTGGGCTATCAACTCCAGTTGTGGCTGGAGTAGTACTGAAGACCCCTATAGAGGCCAGTGCCTCTTGTTAAGATCTGATCATCCTTCATTCTATGCCTCGCCTCTATTTGCCTTGGCTTTTCCCCTTTACTCACAGGCAGAGAAGTGTCCTAATGGATGTTTACACAGTGAGGAAGGGGATCAAGTGAGAGAGACAGTTCACCCTGGCAAGAACCTCAGGGACTAGGCCCTGAATTAATGCTGCAAAGGGGAACAAGCAGTCAGGGAAGCAAAGGTGAAACAAGAGTGCATGAGGCACTTCAGCCTGGCTGTGtgatgtgggggtgggagggcgcaGCGGATGTCACATTCTCCTCACTAAAATATGTTAGCTCCACAGCCTCCAGCACAGACTAGTTGTAGAGATCCTGAACCACAGATGAACAAACAGGCTCAGCACAGAGGTCTCCAATATTTGGTAGAGTAGAGCAAGGACAAAGTGATCCCCATTGCCTCTGCCCTGCTGAGAGATTGCCATCCTGCACCAAGTATCTGGGTTCAGTCACGGTGCAGCAAGAAGTTACGGCAGCTACATAAGCTAGTCATCTAATTAGCAGGTTTAATTTATTTTCCAAGAAGCTGCCTTTATTCTGGGGtgaggaggaaaggaaagggggAGAATCAAAGGGCTGAAGCACAAACAGAGGTGACCAACATGCCTGAGTTTGGGAAGGACTCCCCCAGGAATGAATTATACCACAGCTGAACAACTCTGCAGGGAATCCCAGCTATTCCAAGCCCAGCAACCAGGGCTTTAAGCTTTCCAGAGGGAAAGCTCTGCCTTACAGGCTTGCAGTCCAGTGGGGGAAATATCAGGGATAATTAGACAAGGTGACACCCAAATCCCAGCAAGAACATGGCCTTTGCCATTAACTAGCTTTGAAATCATTGCTAGCCCCACTGCAATCATCTGCCACCACACCCTGTGCTGTGCGTGAGCAGCAGGCTGCAGAAGCAGGGCTGAGGAGGGGCAAGCGGCCAGAAGAATTGGATCTCGCCTGGTGAGATACTTCAAaacctgggagctggggaacagCAGCATTCTGCGTAAATGAACCTGGTGGAATGAAACCCAGCTGCCTTGGCTTTCAAAGACCACGTCGTCCTCCAAGGTAGTGAGAAAAGATGTTACCACCGATCATTACACAGGAAAATCAATGGCACTGATCTCTGATTAACCACTTACAACTCAATCCTGGACTAATTAACAATTCTCTCACACGCTGCTCAGGGCAAGCACACAGGCTATCACAGGGGGGCAGCTGAGCAGACTCAGCATAGGGCAATGAGGGCAGTAACTCAGTGGGCTCAttagagagcagcagcaggggagtcTGGTGGAGTCAAGTCAGCACTTGCCCCTTTTACAATGAACCAGCAGTAGAATTTTTCCACTAGCCACAAACTATGATTTGATGGAGCTGGTGGCCAAAGGTGGCTTCTCTTCTTGCACTGTAGGGTCCGGACGGGGCAGGAGCACAAGGGCTGGTGTGGGATTTTGTAACCACTATTCTGACCCCCAACAATTCCAGCGGGGTGGTGTCAGGAGACATCCCTTTGGCCCCACACACAATAATTTGGCACCTATAACAGTGAGATTCAAGCCCCCCAGCTTCTTACCAGACTGCAGTTTCCAAGTCAGCAGTATGATTATTTGTATTTCCATAGCATTTAGGAGCCAccgccatggaccaggaccccactgtacaaacactgacccaaaaatggtccctgccccaaggggcttacaatctaagtaccaAACTAGAGACAACAGATTGATACAGAGAGAAGGGGCCTTGCTGTCACTGACGAAACACTGTGTGGATCCTCCTGGCAGCAAGAACAGCTTCCCCTGAGCCTACACAGCCCAGAGCTTGCACTGATCCAGGGAACATGGTCTGGATttcctgggtgggggagggaagtgagTGGTCATGTTTAACAAGCAACTACATCATTAGCACGTTGTCAAAGAAACCCCTCCAACAACTTGTGTCGAGTGGGATGATAAAAGGggcattttttaaatgtgttaccTGAAGTGTTTTAACTAATTGTGTTAACGCCTGCTGTAGACAGAACATGTAACACATGCCAGCTAATACATTCACCTTTTATCTTAGTCTAGTTAGACAAACCCCATGACAGAGCAGTCAACTGCTAGCACCAATGCTTAATCAGTCATGGCCAGCGGTTCCTCCCCAGTgtctcttttccttcccctctcaaAGCCACCAACTACCGGCTCTTCCTTAAGGGTGCCTCTCATTTTGTTTGCCGTCTCTCAGTGCACGCTTCACTCACCACTTTCACGACTGAATGTGATTTAAGTAGAGTTTATTTTGTGTCACTCCCTCACATTTTGACTTTCTGCCAACTAAAATCCTCCAGACGCTTAATTATGATTAAAAAGTTCCAACTATTTTTATAATTTCATCAAAACCAAAGCTGGGGTCCTGCAGAAGCAGCTCACAACAAATGTTCCCCAGAGCTGTGCTGACACCTTTGTTGAGGCTGGGGCACAAACAGGTGAAAATAATCTCCACTAGGAACACAGAGAATGGGGAATATTAGTGATGGAACAAAATCCCTTCCTCTggacattttgtttcttttccctggTTTTTCTGCCTTGTTAATGGGGATAAGAAGattcctaggttctattcctgtccC
This genomic window from Emys orbicularis isolate rEmyOrb1 chromosome 3, rEmyOrb1.hap1, whole genome shotgun sequence contains:
- the CCDC167 gene encoding coiled-coil domain-containing protein 167 isoform X2; this encodes MVKRREGLSVAQEIDGLEEKLSLCRQSMEEVDLKLRREELSPEGRKSLERERSLLVTKAETYEKELKVLRQENRKNAAIAMAIVLLIIVVYTCWTM
- the CCDC167 gene encoding coiled-coil domain-containing protein 167 isoform X1 encodes the protein MVKRREGLSVAQEVTAPPPPDSWERGHCGIGQEIDGLEEKLSLCRQSMEEVDLKLRREELSPEGRKSLERERSLLVTKAETYEKELKVLRQENRKNAAIAMAIVLLIIVVYTCWTM
- the CCDC167 gene encoding coiled-coil domain-containing protein 167 isoform X3, with translation MQNREIQIDGLEEKLSLCRQSMEEVDLKLRREELSPEGRKSLERERSLLVTKAETYEKELKVLRQENRKNAAIAMAIVLLIIVVYTCWTM